GAACTCTATCAGAACAGCTAGATCTCTCTCTAACTTCAGAAACCATCTAAAGACACATCTTTACAGCCAGCATTTGATTCACAATTTGCTTAAGCTTAATCTGTGGTTCTCGACCTTTTTGACTTAAAGGTCACCCATTGTCCAACACAGATACATGCTTGCTTGCTGGtagcattaaattaataaaccattatttattttgtgactCCAATACTTTTTAGAACAGTgcgtttaataaaaacattatttattgagGGAAATTAAAAGTCTCATACACATTAAAAGTATTATGTGTTACATCCTAAAAAGTTACACCGGAGTGTACACAAATCTCTCTTGCATAACCACAGGTGGATGCAAAAACATGCGGTTGAGATCAtctgttcattcattcactcCTTTATTGGTGTTCCCTTTTTTGAAGCACTGAAAGAACGGGGTAGCCTTCCTCATTGTTTTAAGTCGTCCTGACTCACCAACCGTGATAGGAAGCAGACTGTGTTCCTCTCTTTCTCCTGAACAACACAGATGTTTAAACCGAACTCAGGAAAAGGAAATAAACACTTCCACATGAATTCTGCCCACTGAGTCAACCACCCCCCCACCCCGGCAACTAATTTACACCGCAGTAAATCTATCAGACggccatataaaaaaaatatatgtatatatgaaatgGAATGGTGTTTGATATACAATGTGAAATGCAGCAGGGCTGAAATTTGACTATGCAAACAAGCAAAAGTAAGGGCACAGCCTCGTCAGCCTGATGTGATCCAGATACTAAATAACTTCATGGCAACCCCTGACCAATGGCTTAATGGCATTTCATAGTCCCCTTTTTTATTGGTTTAGGGTAGATAAGCATTATCCCTGTGCAAACCGAGGCTGTGGACATGcagaaatacacacatgcattttctCCCCAGGCATAGCCTAATCCAGCCCGATGTCAAATCCCACACAGAAGCacccagacagagagagatgtcGAGCAGTGTGTCATTCTACCCTTTTCAGAAAGCAGCTCAGAGTGGGAAACTGATCTAGGATCAGCATTTGTTTAGAGTAATCTGATACAGGATAAATTGTCCTGTTGTGAAATGCATCATGATATCAAGTGAACATACAGTCTGGgaaagatgtagaggagtttatttgttcatcacttgttcaccgatggatcctctgcagtgaatgggtgccatcagtataagagtccaaacagtgtgctaaaaacataacaataatccacaaggcATTAATctatcacttctggccaaaatatgaaaaaaataagacTTCCTCCAGTTGAAAAGTCCATCTTCAATTGCCCTCTCACATTAAAAACCAGCAGACATATgtctttaaaataactgttttcacttgtaaactgtGCTTAATGTGTGCACATCTCTCTCCTAATTCAGACAAGACTAATTTTCACTCTAGAAAACTAAATTATAGATAGAGAGctcatcaaaaacatcttaatttattgGTTTAGTACAAACCCACAGCTTTGCACATTGCAATACATTGATTGATGGACAAGAGTCGTGTGGAATACTgtaatgttttaatcagctgtttgtactctcattacggcacccattcaatgcagaggatccattagtgagtaAGTGATGTACTGTAACACTACACTTGATGAATTcggtgaaaaaaagtgaaaaggtCAAATATTTTAACTCAGAAGTTTAAAAAATGTTCTTCATAGAAGACATATTCATGTCTTTGTATACACAAATTgcatttttagtaaattaatacattaaacaaaataatgagtGTCATGTGACTGCCCCATGAATTTTCCTCAAAACTGCCATCCCATGAAACTTTCAGCTCTAAGAGCCACAACTCTGCTGACATCAccaataagacttttttttctcagctgaAGAGTAAGAGGCTTATTCCATCAATCAATACAACAGCGTTGAAAGGTATTCCTATTACACATTACCTCCAGAGAGAGCTGCCAGGGCACAGACTGTTAGTAGGGTCACCACAGGACTGAGAATCTTAATGTAAAAATCAATGAAGATTAATGAGTGAATTTGTTGTGCTCTGTATTAACTGTGCCGAAGGTTATGGACGGGCTGTGTgctcattattatatattattatatataatatggcCCACACTAATGAAAAAGGCCATGATGTGAAGACCCACAGGTTCTTGTATGAACAAGAGCGTACAGAGTCTTGAACCATGAGAAATGCATTTCAAACTCagcttaatgcatttcatatcaATAATTCATCTTACAAGTCTAAAGCATGGGGAGTTTGAGATCACCAGCTTGTTCAAGACGACAAAAATTAAGACTTTGTTCACAAACTCAGAAACACAGATGGCATTTGTtgccaaaaacattttcataattaaggcTGGTTACAACTAAAAATTCCCAGACAGCATGATAGATTATAAACGGTGAAACTCAACACCAGAATGTATATGAAGTGTgtatgagagcgagagagagctgGAGCTGGGCCCAGTAGTGCTCTGGGAATGCAGTCCGAGTTGATTGGCTGGTTTCCTGATATTGTCTGAAGTCATTTGGTGAAACAGGCAGAAGCATACAGAGCGGGGAGAGAAGCATAACTCAAACCATGTGATGAGGCAGAGCCCTGTAGGGAGTCACCACAGCTTCAGTACAATGGACAGCTTGTAGTGCTTTTACCTGGGAATAGCAGCTCACTCATCAACTCCTCGTAAAGGAATAAAGTCAAATAAATGACGAATGCGCTTAGAAATGCAACGAATGGTCTCACATGTGATTTTATTTAGTAAGTTGTGCTTTAGATTTATCAAAGAGTGTCTACAAAGGGTCTTCAGCATATCTGACCTTCCGTGAAATGGATTTGGTCAAGTTGCACTTATTTCAACTTGACTTAACCTAAAGGCAGATTAGTTCTCACAATGCTTAAGAACAGAGATCCATTCACTCATTACTCATCAACTCATTACATGACATCGTGAAAAaaagatgaaagtaaattttcaaaaattaattactgtaatgacataaaaatataaaagtactgCTGCTGGGGCTCTTTTTTCAGGGATGCACAACCCATCTCCTGTGAACTGACCCATGAAAATGTGGTCTTGTCTGTGAAATTTGACATTCATGCAActacaaaaaaattactaaatatatatatatatatatatatatatatatatatatatattatgtatttacgTATGTATGCATACATACGTGTATGCATacatacgtgtatatatatatatatatatatatatatatatatatatatatatatatatatatatatatatatatatatacacatacacacacacacacaaacatacacacaacaaataaataaatgttgcccATTATTTTTGTAGTCTAATGATGTTAAGGaaagcatttataattaaaacaaatattattaaataaattaaaggaataaataaaaatcagcattTCAGTTAACAGACAGTTAAAAATCACTAGGCCTACTTTGTGTgttcaattaattatttaattaaaaaatatacaaaaaataggctaaataaataataggcctataacTACTTGTCCAAGCATTATGCAATATTTTCAGGCGTAGCTGTTACGTGGGGAAACAATTCcttattaatttgtttacagGAAATACATCACATGGGAAAAAGAAAAGTGAGATTAGAGCACTCTTCTTACCTTGCCTCACAGTTTTCAACCTTATAGGTCCCTTGCAGTTCTTGATCACTGTCAGCACATCATACAGCGGCAAACCAGAGACAGAGAGGGTCTCCACTTCCAGCAGTAATTCCCCCTCGGACACTTTCCCATGTCTGTACTGTACGGCATTCCCGTTAACGGGTCCGATGTAGGCGAACTCCCCATTCTCCGCTCCGCCGAGGAGCTGCACGTTCAGCTCGCCGCGGGCGTCCTTACAGATCGAGCACTCGTTAACTTTGGTGGTCCAGTGATTCTTTTTCTGTACCACTTTAGACATGATGAATCAATAAAATCCGTCTAGAAACAGGTGGTTCCGCCGACAGACAAGAAAACGCAATAGTTTCATAGAATGAAATATTCCACGCACACGCGGTAAAGTTTCTTTTCCGTCTCCTCGGTCATGAATGCGGCTTCTTCGCagcccaaaaaaaagaaagaaaaacaaactcaAGCCATTGTCCGGCTGTTCACCGAATGAAATTCCCACTCCGAGCTCTTCTCTAATTAGCCTGTATTGTTTTCCTCATTTTCTTAACATGTTTGCCTTTAATCCTCTTGGTTGCGCTCATCTGCTTGTGTTTTAATTTCATAAACCTCTTTAACTACACTTCTTTAAGTATTAAGCAGTttccaaaatagtatttttttttttgtcaaaaacactTCTACGTAGAATTCCTGAATTGTCGGTGAACGCTTCCTCTTGGTTCACGGCTCCTTTAAACAGGTACAGCGTTGACGTCTGTTTTGATACATTTCATCCTGTTCTGCCTGCTCTCAACTACAGATGGAGCGAGTGTAACGTGTGCGCATGCGCACTATTTCCCTTCGGCCTTTTGAAGGGAATCCTCATTGCGTCCGTCACCAGGTCCTAAAGTCCGTCATTTAAACATAAACAATATCTACAAACCTaagatgctttttatttaacGCCTCTCGTGTTATATATCTTCCAAATGCTgcgataaataaatgcataaaagtttGGACATGTATCAATAATCTCGCCTAGACTTTATAAATGGCTACAATCAGCATGTGAAACTAGTTGATTGTAACGCGATTCATTGAAAACATCTTCAGAATCACTGTACTGGGCCTGGGCCATAAATCATCAGCCTTAAAGATTTACAGAGTAGTTTTGTATTTGTTATGTTTCAGACTTGCTGTTTAAAAAGATAGGAATTTATTTCCTACACTCTTGCGTAACCTGTTTGCCAGAAGTTCTGGTTTGTGTTGTAATTTAGCCTAGCATAAGGACTCATCCCATATAAACCCTTGTTATTCTGGTTCAATCTGCCTACCTTGTCATATTTTCCAAAACGCTGTTTATAGTGTCTATATATTTATGAAGTTATAgctatcaaaaatatattattcataatacATTTGCAGATGTAACATGCAGTAACAGCAGTTTTCTCTACTATTATgtgtaataaataattttgttatattataatttacatatataatatcatgtcatatattttttgttttcctgtATCTGTACATGTTTGTTTTCCTGTATCTGTATCAGTATCGAGTCATAgaattattgttatcaatgtcAATACTGTCAAGATAAACCATTCCATTAATATTTCATtgcaaatgtttgtgtttttaaataacgATTCAATTACACTCTATTTTTCTTCACCTCTGTCACTTATGTCCATAGTCATACAGGATATTTTTTCTGCATGTGTTTGTCTGACAGAGTGTTAGAGCCTGACACGTGAAGGGCCGTCGTCGGGATCAGATGGGCTTCGCTGTTCACCTTGGGAAAAGCAAATGAGCTCTCTGATcctaaaaataacattcaaagtACTCCTTCTCCCTGGAGACGCCAACCAATGGCCTGGATGGGACAGGAAAAAGAGTGCTTTTAAGCTTAAATAGTGCAACTTCTCCTCCAATCGTCAGTGGAGCTATCAGACGCCCGCTGTGTTCACGCCGTGCCAGCCTGCTGCATCTGGGATCTTTGAATGATGATGTAACGTGTCTAACCCGATTTCACTCCTGAAATAATCATGAGCAAATTTGAAGTGGTATGTAAATGCTGTTTGGCTCCAGCGAAAATCTGATGTCCCTCTCGTTGGCCTGTGCCAGCTGAGACCTTAACCTCAATGCACTTGTGTGACAAAAAATTGCTTCAATTCAGTATTGCACCTTCCTGCTTCAGAAAGGAAGTAAGGAAGGCGTTAAATGAAAATCATCTGAGGTATATATTGTTTTAGTCTAAATGACGGACTTTTATACACCTGACATGGAAGCAGAGTTGAATATTTGGGTGTGCAACTtacaacaacatctctctctctctctctctctctctctctctctctctctctctctctctctctctccccctctctctgtctctctcattttGCCAGTCAAATCCTCTCTGACCTGAGACTTTCTCACTGCTGGCTTTCTACCACAAACGTCCCTGCCAGAACACATCATTTAAGTCTGGGTGGATGATGCACAGTGACTGTGACCCCTGTTTCTCCTTTTCATTTGAATCCATCTGCCTTCCCATGCCTTCCCGCAAGCAACCCCTGTTGCAGAGGGCAAACTATCTATATTCTTCTCTCCCAACCCCCTTCCTCACTCTCAGCTGATGAACACATGATAAACACATTGGCATAACATGCAATATGTCAGTCAAATGattatttttcattctgtttCAATTGGAATgtgtttattatgttatttataagCTGATCTACAGCAGAACCAGTTCCCCAAACAATCACATTATGAACGTTCAAATCAGGTTTCACCAATGCATGTTTATTTGTTCTAGTTTCTAGCTGGATTTGGCATCTAAAAACCTTTTTACTCACCcccgaagcatcctaggtgtatatgactttcatctttccgacgaatccagtcagagttacaTAAAATCTAAATCATAAAATAAGATCTATCATTGCAACATTGCAATCAGCAgatgttgcattgcttcagtccaaaagattttaaataaaaagtgtccATCCgtcaaaaaaaaagtgtcttgcacgataaatatccatattcaaaacctaataataatttgaatgtaGCTTGCACTCACTGTTGTAAATGAAGTAGTTTTGACAGTCCACACAACCAAATTTTTCAAGCTTCATGAAGCAAAAACATTAGACatcataaaagtaatccatatgaatcgaTTGGCTTAATCAAAGCATTCTGAAGAGACAGGATTGTTTTATATGTTGAACAGGTTTAATTTAGGGGGGggttcaaattatttattttttttactgataaatcAATGCTATCTCATgccaattcatacatattttacgaggttgCTAATTCGACCTCACTTATAcaattttatatgatttgtctaaaccccatgtccgttaggtttaggggtggggttaggcgcaggtcattcatacaaattcatacaaattgtgcaactcttaaaatacgtacgatttggcaaattCCTACAAATTAGCCACcacataaaatatgtatgaattgccaTGAGGTTGGGTTGGATAAACACATACAAAAAGCACATCTAATAGGGTAAACTGAAGCTCAACTGTGTTTGCTTGACAAGAgattttttatttgaggaattgtCATTTTAAGCTGTATGTACTGTAAAGGTCAAAAAGAAAAACGTACATATATCCTATACAGATTTTGCAAGGCATGCCTTGATGTTCACAAGTTCAGCTATAATGACCTATTGACCTCAGAGAGATGgaaagaagaataaaaataaaacttgtgaCCAATTTTGTAtcatcttctttctttttctttcttcttttgactAAATGCATGTGCATGTTTGAATCATTTATCAGGCAACATGATTATTGTTAGTAATTATTCCAAGTGTG
This region of Carassius auratus strain Wakin unplaced genomic scaffold, ASM336829v1 scaf_tig00026546, whole genome shotgun sequence genomic DNA includes:
- the LOC113078786 gene encoding membrane-associated guanylate kinase, WW and PDZ domain-containing protein 1-like; the encoded protein is MSKVVQKKNHWTTKVNECSICKDARGELNVQLLGGAENGEFAYIGPVNGNAVQYRHGKVSEGELLLEVETLSVSGLPLYDVLTVIKNCKGPIRLKTVRQGNKLNKDLKHYLSQRFPKSSADYELQQTIRDNLYRHAVPCEYTYSLYCTLLYVALLHSFAKFMCRSCVSLKVKAGLFVLRQWKEDTSIFKEILLLIV